From a single Thermoflexus sp. genomic region:
- a CDS encoding M67 family metallopeptidase: MILRLRHVHREQIRAHVEAGYPAEACGIFLGRERDGARIVERLRLVDNRWAHPEEQTHRFLIPPEEVLAAEREAAAEGLDILGFFHSHPDHPARPSDFDREHAWPWYAYLIVSVENGRATDWRVWELKEDRSAFMERTLEIVP; this comes from the coding sequence ATGATTCTGCGGTTGCGTCATGTCCATCGAGAGCAGATCCGAGCTCACGTGGAGGCGGGCTATCCGGCCGAGGCGTGCGGGATCTTCCTCGGCCGTGAGAGGGATGGCGCCAGGATTGTGGAACGCCTTCGGCTGGTGGATAACCGGTGGGCGCATCCGGAGGAGCAGACCCACCGGTTCCTCATCCCGCCGGAGGAGGTCCTGGCGGCCGAGCGGGAAGCCGCTGCGGAGGGCCTGGACATCCTCGGCTTCTTCCATTCCCATCCGGATCATCCGGCCCGGCCCTCGGATTTCGATCGGGAGCACGCCTGGCCCTGGTATGCCTATCTCATCGTCTCGGTTGAGAACGGCCGGGCAACCGACTGGCGTGTATGGGAGCTGAAGGAAGATCGCTCGGCGTTCATGGAGCGGACCCTCGAGATCGTGCCCTGA
- a CDS encoding cysteine synthase family protein, with product MLKTIPRMRAEAAKDVFDLIGNTPLLRFRRLAAPFAPVEIYAKAEWYNPGGSVKDRPAREIILTAEREGRLHPGKVILDATSGNMGIAYAMLGAARGYRVTLCIPANASPERLRILRAYGAELILTDPLEGTDGAILEARRRYEADPERYFYADQYNNPANWKAHYRTTGPEIWEQTGGRITHFVAGLGTSGTMMGVGRYLKERNPSIRLIGVQPDGPFHGLEGLKHMETAIRPGIYDPDLLDEILPIATEEAYDMARRLAREEGLFVGISAGAAMAAALKVAARLREGVVVTIFPDAGYKYLSESFWFEGNA from the coding sequence ATGCTGAAGACCATCCCGAGGATGCGGGCGGAGGCGGCGAAGGATGTGTTCGATCTGATCGGGAACACGCCTCTGCTCCGGTTTCGAAGGCTGGCGGCGCCGTTCGCGCCTGTGGAGATCTACGCGAAGGCGGAATGGTATAACCCGGGCGGATCCGTCAAGGATCGCCCCGCCCGGGAGATCATCCTGACGGCGGAGCGGGAAGGTCGGCTGCATCCCGGCAAGGTCATCCTGGATGCGACCTCCGGGAACATGGGGATCGCCTACGCCATGCTGGGGGCCGCCCGGGGCTATCGCGTGACCCTGTGCATTCCGGCCAACGCCAGTCCAGAACGGCTGCGGATCCTGAGGGCTTACGGCGCGGAATTGATCCTCACGGATCCGCTGGAAGGGACCGATGGGGCCATCCTGGAGGCCCGCCGCCGGTATGAGGCGGACCCGGAGCGATACTTCTATGCGGATCAATACAACAATCCGGCCAACTGGAAGGCCCATTACCGCACCACCGGTCCGGAGATCTGGGAGCAGACCGGGGGGCGGATCACCCATTTCGTCGCCGGCCTGGGGACCAGTGGGACGATGATGGGCGTTGGCCGCTATCTGAAAGAGCGGAACCCGTCGATCCGCCTCATCGGGGTGCAGCCGGATGGGCCCTTCCATGGCCTGGAGGGCCTCAAGCATATGGAGACGGCCATCCGGCCCGGGATCTATGACCCGGATCTGCTGGATGAGATCCTCCCGATCGCCACCGAGGAGGCCTATGACATGGCCCGGCGCCTGGCCCGGGAGGAGGGGCTCTTTGTGGGGATCTCGGCGGGCGCGGCGATGGCCGCCGCCCTGAAGGTCGCCGCCCGGTTGCGGGAAGGCGTGGTGGTGACGATCTTCCCGGATGCGGGATACAAGTATTTAAGCGAGAGCTTCTGGTTCGAGGGGAATGCCTGA
- the thrC gene encoding threonine synthase, producing the protein MAEGSMWRGIIHAYRPFLRIAPLAPITLYEGNTPLLPASRLAQAIGLSGSLLLKYEGLNPTGSFKDRGMTTALTQAVAEGARAVICASTGNTAASAAAYAARAGLKAIVLVPAGKIALGKLAAAMAYGATVLAVEGNFDEALRLVRRAVEAYPIALVNSLNPYRLEGQQTAAFEICDQLGRAPDWLCIPVGNAGNITAYWKGFRAYYQAGRIDQLPRLLGVQAEGAAPLVLGHPVDHPETIATAIRIGRPARGPEALQAVQESGGRFLAVSDAEILEAWRMLAALEGLFVEPASAAAIAGLRRALAQGLISPSEEAIVAVLTGHGLKDPEIALRALPAPTRVPADWEAFRRALEPLLERSAEVRMELEPPLPFSGAPRGSPPQA; encoded by the coding sequence ATGGCCGAGGGATCGATGTGGCGCGGCATTATCCATGCGTATCGTCCATTTCTCCGGATCGCCCCGCTTGCCCCCATCACCCTGTATGAAGGAAATACGCCGCTGCTGCCCGCTTCCCGCCTGGCCCAGGCCATCGGTCTCTCCGGCTCTCTTCTTTTGAAATACGAAGGCCTCAACCCGACCGGATCGTTTAAAGACCGGGGGATGACCACGGCGCTGACCCAGGCGGTGGCGGAGGGCGCGCGGGCGGTGATCTGCGCCAGCACCGGGAACACCGCCGCCTCCGCGGCGGCCTACGCTGCCCGCGCTGGCCTGAAGGCCATCGTCCTGGTCCCGGCCGGGAAGATCGCTCTGGGGAAGCTGGCGGCCGCCATGGCCTACGGCGCCACCGTCCTGGCGGTGGAAGGGAACTTCGATGAGGCCCTGAGGCTGGTGCGGCGCGCCGTGGAAGCCTATCCCATCGCGCTGGTGAACTCCCTGAACCCCTACCGTCTGGAGGGACAGCAGACCGCCGCCTTCGAGATCTGCGACCAGCTGGGGCGCGCGCCGGACTGGCTGTGCATCCCGGTGGGGAACGCCGGGAACATCACGGCTTACTGGAAAGGCTTCCGGGCTTATTATCAGGCGGGTCGGATCGACCAGCTCCCGCGCCTGCTGGGGGTTCAGGCGGAAGGAGCGGCCCCGCTGGTCCTCGGCCATCCGGTGGATCACCCGGAGACCATCGCCACGGCGATCCGGATCGGCCGCCCTGCCCGGGGGCCTGAGGCCCTGCAGGCGGTTCAGGAATCCGGGGGGCGCTTCCTGGCCGTCTCCGACGCGGAGATCCTGGAAGCGTGGCGGATGCTGGCGGCGCTGGAAGGGCTCTTCGTGGAGCCGGCCTCGGCGGCCGCTATCGCCGGGCTGCGCCGGGCGCTGGCCCAGGGCCTGATTTCGCCTTCTGAGGAGGCGATCGTGGCCGTGCTCACCGGCCACGGCTTGAAGGATCCGGAGATCGCCCTGCGGGCTCTGCCGGCCCCCACCCGGGTCCCAGCGGACTGGGAAGCCTTCCGCCGCGCCCTGGAACCGTTGCTCGAGCGCTCAGCGGAGGTCCGGATGGAGCTGGAGCCACCCCTTCCTTTCTCGGGCGCGCCCCGTGGCTCTCCGCCGCAGGCCTGA
- a CDS encoding type II toxin-antitoxin system prevent-host-death family antitoxin, translating into MPSVSVRELKGQLSRILRDVREGQKEYLVTYRGRVVARISPVVPPEQRVETKKVRQVMRSLDQLATEIGKQWPEGVSAVEAVREARREI; encoded by the coding sequence ATGCCCTCTGTCAGCGTGCGCGAACTCAAAGGACAGCTCAGCCGCATCTTGCGGGATGTGCGGGAAGGGCAGAAAGAGTATCTGGTCACATACCGTGGCCGCGTGGTGGCGCGCATTTCGCCCGTTGTGCCGCCAGAGCAGCGGGTGGAAACGAAAAAGGTACGGCAGGTGATGCGCAGCCTGGATCAGCTGGCCACGGAAATCGGCAAACAGTGGCCAGAAGGTGTGTCCGCGGTAGAGGCCGTCCGGGAAGCGCGGAGGGAGATCTGA
- a CDS encoding type II toxin-antitoxin system VapC family toxin yields the protein MVVDASVWVSALVPADGHHAASRRWLEARLREGALLIAPVILLAEVGGAIARRTGDAALGRRAAGMLLAFPTLRLTPVDERLGGKAALLAARLRLRGVDAVYVATAVLLGVPLVTWDVEQRERALPVIQAQAPDAPGIEGAR from the coding sequence ATGGTGGTTGATGCCAGCGTATGGGTCAGCGCCCTGGTGCCTGCCGATGGGCATCACGCAGCGAGCCGTCGATGGTTGGAGGCGCGCCTGCGAGAAGGAGCACTCCTTATCGCACCGGTCATCCTGCTGGCGGAGGTCGGTGGAGCCATTGCCCGGCGCACGGGCGATGCGGCGCTGGGCCGGCGGGCCGCGGGCATGTTGCTGGCCTTTCCCACCCTGCGTTTGACCCCCGTGGATGAAAGGCTGGGCGGTAAAGCGGCGCTTCTGGCCGCGCGGCTGCGTCTGCGGGGGGTGGATGCGGTGTATGTGGCCACCGCCGTCCTGCTGGGGGTGCCCCTGGTGACCTGGGACGTGGAACAGCGGGAGCGAGCTCTGCCGGTGATACAGGCACAAGCCCCTGACGCCCCTGGAATCGAAGGGGCGCGATGA
- a CDS encoding thioredoxin family protein → MIERLLLAAGILLALWAGWCLIACVQRRLARPRAADLEGPLTLLYFHTPACGPCRLLQAPILETLAAEWKEAVTVRSVDVTADPEAAARYRVWTVPTTMWVDASGTVRVVNNGVATAETLRRQWLQLRKGSGRVEGTRSCPDLHSASLRRSGC, encoded by the coding sequence ATGATCGAGCGCCTCCTCCTTGCGGCGGGGATTTTGCTGGCGCTCTGGGCCGGCTGGTGCCTGATCGCCTGTGTGCAGCGCCGGCTGGCGCGGCCGCGGGCCGCCGACCTGGAGGGCCCGCTGACGCTGCTCTATTTCCACACGCCGGCCTGCGGGCCGTGCCGGTTGCTCCAGGCGCCGATTCTGGAGACCCTGGCCGCGGAGTGGAAGGAGGCGGTGACGGTGCGGTCCGTGGATGTAACCGCCGATCCGGAGGCGGCGGCGCGTTACCGGGTGTGGACGGTGCCGACCACGATGTGGGTGGACGCCTCCGGGACGGTGCGGGTGGTGAACAACGGGGTGGCGACGGCGGAGACGCTGCGCCGGCAATGGCTCCAGCTTCGGAAGGGATCTGGACGGGTGGAGGGGACACGATCCTGTCCCGATTTGCATTCTGCATCCCTGAGGAGGTCCGGATGTTGA
- a CDS encoding OsmC family protein, producing MAEVQIKWLEKRQFVGIDSTRHSVVISGTGPEDSVGMKPAELLLIALGACSAFDVLDILEKKRQKVTGLEVRVQGEQDPDPPWAFRRIHVIYRVRGRGLSPKAVEDAVRLSEEKYCSVSATVRGVAGITHTIELMEEEG from the coding sequence ATGGCTGAGGTGCAGATCAAGTGGCTGGAGAAGCGCCAGTTCGTGGGGATCGACAGCACGCGGCACAGTGTGGTGATCTCCGGCACCGGGCCGGAGGACAGCGTGGGGATGAAGCCGGCGGAGCTCCTGCTGATCGCCCTGGGGGCATGCTCGGCGTTCGATGTGCTGGATATCCTGGAGAAGAAGCGGCAGAAGGTCACCGGCCTGGAGGTCCGGGTGCAGGGGGAACAAGACCCGGATCCCCCCTGGGCCTTCCGGCGCATCCACGTGATTTACCGGGTGCGCGGGCGCGGTCTCTCCCCGAAGGCCGTCGAGGACGCGGTCCGGCTCTCGGAGGAGAAATACTGCTCGGTCAGCGCCACGGTGCGCGGCGTGGCCGGGATCACCCACACCATCGAACTGATGGAGGAAGAAGGATGA
- the moeB gene encoding molybdopterin-synthase adenylyltransferase MoeB: MLNVNEVILTNEEIRRYSRHLLMPEVGLTGQKKLKAASVLIIGAGGLGSPAALYLAAAGVGRIGLVDFDVVDESNLQRQILHGTSWVGKSKLASAKARLLDLNPDITVETHETVLTSANALEILRDYDIIIDGTDNFPTRYLVNDACVFLGKPLVYGSIFRFEGQATVFDARVGPCYRCLYPEPPPPGLVPSCAEGGVFGVLPGVIGAIQATEAIKLIIGQGEPLIGRLLLYDALSMRFRELKLRKNPACPVCGENPTIRELIDYEAFCGMPVHEHEVRTEFDIAPQELKAMLERDGQGIVLLDVREPHEWEICRLEGAILIPLRELPARLNQLDPTREYVVYCKTGARSAQAARIMQAAGLRVRNLRGGINAWSREVDPSVPLY; this comes from the coding sequence ATGTTGAACGTGAATGAAGTGATTCTGACGAACGAGGAGATCCGCCGGTATAGCCGGCACCTCCTGATGCCGGAGGTCGGCCTGACCGGCCAGAAGAAGCTCAAGGCCGCCAGCGTGCTCATCATCGGCGCCGGCGGCCTCGGCTCCCCAGCGGCTCTCTACCTGGCCGCTGCCGGGGTGGGGCGCATCGGTCTGGTGGATTTCGATGTGGTGGATGAGAGCAACCTCCAGCGCCAGATCCTGCACGGCACCTCCTGGGTGGGCAAGTCCAAGCTGGCCTCGGCGAAGGCGCGCCTGCTGGATCTCAACCCGGATATCACGGTGGAGACCCACGAGACGGTGCTGACCAGCGCCAACGCCCTGGAGATCCTGAGGGATTACGACATCATCATCGACGGCACGGACAACTTCCCCACCCGCTACCTGGTCAACGATGCCTGTGTGTTCCTGGGCAAGCCTCTGGTCTACGGCAGCATCTTCCGGTTCGAGGGGCAGGCCACGGTCTTCGACGCGCGGGTGGGGCCGTGTTATCGGTGTCTGTATCCGGAGCCCCCACCGCCCGGCCTGGTGCCCTCCTGCGCCGAAGGCGGGGTCTTCGGCGTGCTGCCGGGGGTCATTGGCGCCATCCAGGCCACGGAGGCCATCAAGTTGATCATCGGCCAGGGCGAGCCGCTGATCGGGCGGCTGCTGCTCTACGATGCCCTGAGCATGCGCTTCCGCGAGCTCAAGTTGCGCAAGAACCCGGCCTGCCCCGTCTGCGGCGAAAACCCGACCATCCGCGAGCTGATCGACTACGAGGCTTTCTGCGGCATGCCTGTCCACGAGCATGAGGTGCGCACCGAGTTCGACATCGCGCCTCAAGAGCTGAAGGCCATGCTGGAACGGGATGGCCAGGGGATCGTGCTGCTGGACGTGCGGGAGCCCCACGAGTGGGAGATCTGCCGCCTGGAGGGAGCGATTCTGATCCCGCTCCGGGAGCTGCCAGCGCGCCTGAACCAGCTGGATCCCACCCGGGAATACGTGGTCTACTGCAAGACGGGGGCGCGCAGCGCTCAAGCCGCCCGGATCATGCAGGCAGCCGGGCTCCGGGTCCGCAACCTGCGCGGGGGCATTAACGCCTGGTCGCGGGAAGTTGACCCCAGCGTGCCCCTGTATTAA
- a CDS encoding DUF4395 domain-containing protein, which yields MVERKVDHTALKFNQASIITLNLLGWILNQPALVAFVALVMLVGTAAPGAALFQQMYFRILKPRGWLRPRVLTDNPEPHRFAQGLGGTVLAAGAIALFLGYPVIGWALTWVVIVLAALNLFFGFCAGCFVYYQLSRLGVPGFTVRPMERREVEG from the coding sequence ATGGTCGAGCGGAAGGTGGATCACACGGCGTTGAAGTTCAACCAGGCCTCCATTATCACGCTGAATCTTCTGGGATGGATCCTGAACCAGCCGGCGCTGGTGGCCTTTGTAGCCCTGGTGATGCTGGTGGGAACCGCCGCGCCAGGGGCGGCGCTGTTCCAGCAGATGTACTTCCGGATCCTCAAGCCGCGGGGCTGGCTGCGGCCCCGGGTGCTGACCGATAACCCGGAGCCTCACCGTTTCGCCCAGGGGCTTGGGGGGACCGTCCTGGCGGCCGGAGCGATCGCCCTCTTTCTGGGTTATCCCGTGATCGGCTGGGCGCTGACCTGGGTGGTGATCGTTCTGGCTGCTTTGAACCTGTTCTTCGGCTTCTGCGCTGGCTGTTTCGTTTATTACCAGCTGAGCCGCCTGGGCGTCCCCGGCTTCACGGTCCGGCCTATGGAGCGTCGGGAGGTGGAGGGATGA
- a CDS encoding MoaD/ThiS family protein, whose protein sequence is MAVQILIPTPLRVYTRGEKVVTVEAGTVGEALRALTERFPELQRHLFNEEGRLRSFVNLYLGDEDVRYLQGEETPISDGQTLSIVPSIAGGGRWSSGRWITRR, encoded by the coding sequence ATGGCCGTTCAGATCCTGATCCCGACCCCGCTGCGGGTCTATACCCGGGGGGAGAAGGTGGTCACCGTGGAGGCGGGGACCGTGGGGGAGGCCCTGCGGGCTCTGACGGAGCGTTTCCCCGAACTCCAGCGGCATCTCTTTAACGAGGAGGGCCGCCTGCGCTCCTTTGTGAACCTTTACCTGGGCGATGAGGACGTGCGATACCTTCAGGGGGAGGAAACCCCGATCTCGGACGGGCAAACGTTGAGCATCGTGCCTTCGATTGCGGGAGGTGGGCGATGGTCGAGCGGAAGGTGGATCACACGGCGTTGA